One window from the genome of Mastacembelus armatus chromosome 18, fMasArm1.2, whole genome shotgun sequence encodes:
- the LOC113141038 gene encoding low affinity immunoglobulin gamma Fc region receptor II-like, translated as MDQTSLQLLLSLLSVLSCTTDQARLTLSPSSSQFFKDDFVSLSCEEDDSSAGWTLRRNTTRETRTQCGADWGTSAGSSCNIRDLFPSDSGVYWCESREGATSQSINITVSGGAVILQSPVLPVMEGENITLICRNQTSSDLPADFYKHGSLVIDRLTGHVTILHVSKADEGVYRCNIRGHGESPPSWISVTGQRSQTPH; from the exons ATGGACCAAacgtctctgcagctgctgctct ctttgctgtcagtgctgagctgcacaacagaccaag ctcgtctgactctgagtcccagcagctcccagtttTTTAAAGACGActttgtgtctctgagctgtgaggaggacgacagctctgctggatggaccctgaggaggaacacaaccaGAGAAACCAGGACTCAGTGTGGGGCTGACtggggaacatcagctggttcttcctgtaACATCAGAGACCTCTtcccatcagacagtggagtttactggtgtgagtccagagagggagcaaccagtcagagcatcaacatcactgtcagtg gtggagcagtgatcctgcagagtcctgtcctccctgtgatggagggagaaaacatcaccctgatctgTAGAAACCAGACATCCTCCGACCTCCCAGCTGATTTCTATAAACACGGCTCCCTCGTCATCGATCGGCTTACGGGTCACgtgaccatcctccatgtttccaaggccgatgaaggcgtctacaggtgtaacatcaggggccatggagagtctccacccagctggatctctgtcacaggtcagaggtcacagactcCTCATTGA